From one Nonomuraea polychroma genomic stretch:
- a CDS encoding class I SAM-dependent methyltransferase, giving the protein MDAEELASRWRERLESWAIPEEILAKAPADPWSHSPERFGTRTDRALAEPDDGPTMTRLAEALPDQGMLLDVGSGPGASSLPLARRIGHLYAVDTSAPMLEGLTLRADKLGVPVTTIEGRWPDVADRVPVADVSISAHVVYNVPDLADFLRALDGHTRGRVVLELPHRHPMSWMTPLWQHFHGVDRPVRPIAEDCVALAAALGYPVRVEEREAPLERFTSLEELAESACRRVCLDPSRAAEVAETVLELGMWPVPRDRWVTIWWD; this is encoded by the coding sequence ATGGACGCCGAAGAACTCGCCTCCAGGTGGCGGGAGCGACTGGAATCCTGGGCCATCCCCGAGGAGATCCTGGCCAAGGCACCCGCGGATCCGTGGAGCCACTCGCCTGAACGATTCGGCACGCGTACGGATCGGGCGCTGGCCGAGCCCGATGACGGTCCCACCATGACGCGGCTGGCCGAGGCCCTGCCCGACCAGGGCATGCTCCTCGACGTGGGGTCGGGCCCGGGTGCTTCCTCACTGCCGCTCGCCCGGCGCATCGGTCACCTCTACGCGGTGGACACCTCGGCTCCCATGCTGGAGGGGCTCACGCTCAGGGCGGACAAGCTAGGCGTGCCGGTCACGACGATCGAGGGGCGCTGGCCGGACGTGGCGGACCGGGTGCCGGTGGCCGACGTGTCCATCTCCGCCCATGTGGTCTACAACGTCCCGGACCTGGCCGACTTCCTGCGGGCGCTCGACGGTCACACCCGCGGCCGGGTGGTGCTGGAGCTGCCGCATCGCCATCCCATGAGCTGGATGACGCCGCTGTGGCAGCACTTCCACGGGGTCGACAGGCCCGTACGACCGATCGCGGAGGACTGCGTGGCGCTGGCGGCGGCGCTCGGCTACCCCGTGCGGGTGGAGGAGAGGGAGGCTCCACTGGAACGTTTCACGTCGCTGGAGGAGCTGGCGGAGAGCGCTTGCCGGCGGGTCTGCCTCGATCCGTCCAGGGCGGCGGAAGTGGCGGAGACGGTGCTGGAGCTCGGCATGTGGCCGGTGCCCAGGGACCGGTGGGTCACCATCTGGTGGGACTGA
- a CDS encoding acyl-CoA dehydrogenase, with protein MGHYKSNVRDLEFNLFEVFGRREILGTGPFAEVDEDVARSILEEVNRLATGVLADSFEEGDRHPPVFDPATSSVEIPEGFKKSYKALVDGGWAHLDLPTELGGPGIPRSLAWSTAEMVLGANPALYMYAAGPNFAYTLWKVGTPEQKRFAELAIERNWGATMVLTEPDAGSDVGAGRAKAVQQPDGSWHIEGVKRFITSAEHDMTDNIFHLVLARPEGHGPGTKGLSMFLVPKFHVDLETGELGERNGVYVTNVEKKMGLKVSTTCELTFGEKHPAVGWLVGEAHEGIKQMFMVIEHARMMVGTKAIATLSTGYLNALEYAKSRVQGADLTKMTDKSAPRVTITHHPDVRRELMLQKAYAEGMRALVLYTATFQDAILIDPDDRHAHDMNDLLLPVVKGVGSERSYELLSRSLQTLGGSGYLQDYPIEQYIRDAKIDSLYEGTTAIQGLDLFFRKILRNQGAAIGSLLGEINAFAGSDAGNGRLKEERKLLAEAASEVKTMGDTMAGWALGSLENPAEVYKVGLNSTRFLLALGDLVIGWLLLRQAEVALTKLSDGEDPFYLGKVGAASFFAKTVLPRLTAERRVLASTGQELMELPEEAF; from the coding sequence ATGGGCCACTACAAGAGCAACGTTCGCGACCTGGAATTCAACCTCTTCGAGGTCTTCGGGCGCCGCGAGATCCTCGGCACAGGGCCCTTTGCGGAAGTGGACGAGGATGTCGCGCGGAGCATTCTCGAAGAGGTCAACAGGCTGGCCACCGGAGTCCTCGCCGACTCCTTCGAGGAAGGCGACAGGCACCCGCCCGTCTTCGACCCGGCGACCAGCAGTGTCGAGATCCCCGAGGGCTTCAAGAAGTCGTACAAGGCGCTGGTCGACGGCGGCTGGGCGCACCTCGACCTGCCCACCGAGCTCGGCGGACCCGGCATCCCGCGCAGCCTGGCCTGGTCGACGGCCGAGATGGTGCTGGGCGCGAACCCGGCGCTCTACATGTACGCCGCCGGCCCCAACTTCGCCTACACGCTGTGGAAGGTCGGCACCCCGGAGCAGAAGCGCTTCGCCGAGCTGGCCATCGAGCGCAACTGGGGCGCCACCATGGTGCTCACCGAGCCGGACGCCGGCTCCGACGTGGGCGCCGGGCGGGCCAAGGCTGTGCAGCAGCCCGACGGCAGCTGGCACATCGAGGGCGTCAAGCGCTTCATCACCAGCGCCGAGCACGACATGACCGACAACATCTTCCACCTCGTCCTGGCGCGCCCTGAGGGCCACGGTCCCGGCACCAAGGGCCTGTCGATGTTCCTGGTGCCGAAGTTCCACGTTGATCTCGAGACCGGCGAGCTGGGCGAGCGCAACGGCGTCTACGTCACGAACGTCGAGAAGAAGATGGGGCTGAAGGTCTCCACGACCTGCGAGCTGACCTTCGGCGAGAAGCACCCGGCGGTCGGCTGGCTGGTCGGCGAGGCGCACGAGGGCATCAAGCAGATGTTCATGGTGATCGAGCACGCCCGCATGATGGTCGGCACCAAGGCCATCGCCACGCTGTCCACGGGCTACCTGAACGCCCTGGAGTACGCCAAGAGCCGGGTCCAGGGCGCGGACCTGACGAAGATGACCGACAAGAGCGCCCCGCGGGTGACCATCACCCACCACCCGGACGTGCGGCGCGAGCTCATGCTGCAGAAGGCGTACGCGGAGGGCATGCGGGCGCTGGTGCTCTACACGGCCACGTTCCAGGACGCGATCCTGATCGACCCGGACGACCGGCACGCGCACGACATGAACGACCTGCTGCTGCCGGTCGTCAAGGGCGTCGGCTCGGAGCGGTCGTACGAGCTGCTCTCCCGCTCGCTGCAGACTCTCGGCGGCTCGGGCTACCTGCAGGACTACCCGATCGAGCAGTACATCCGCGACGCGAAGATCGACTCCCTGTACGAGGGCACGACCGCCATCCAGGGTCTCGACCTGTTCTTCAGGAAGATCCTGCGTAACCAGGGCGCGGCGATCGGCTCGCTGCTCGGCGAGATCAACGCGTTCGCCGGCTCCGACGCGGGCAACGGCCGGCTGAAGGAGGAGCGCAAGCTGCTCGCCGAGGCCGCCTCCGAGGTCAAGACCATGGGCGACACCATGGCGGGCTGGGCGCTCGGCTCGCTGGAGAACCCGGCCGAGGTCTACAAGGTGGGCCTCAACAGCACCAGGTTCCTGCTGGCGCTGGGCGACCTGGTGATCGGCTGGCTGCTGCTGCGCCAGGCCGAGGTGGCGCTGACCAAGCTGAGCGACGGCGAGGACCCGTTCTACCTGGGCAAGGTCGGCGCGGCATCGTTCTTCGCCAAGACCGTGCTGCCGCGGCTGACCGCCGAGCGGCGCGTGCTCGCCTCGACCGGCCAGGAGCTCATGGAGCTGCCCGAAGAGGCCTTCTGA
- a CDS encoding MBL fold metallo-hydrolase — MSSSAHDHPLPPPRVEEVSDGVYAYIQPDGSWWINNTGFLAGRRGVICVDACSTERRTRLFREAIGKVSDRPITTLINTHHHGDHTFGNWLFPEATIVGHEGVRAQILADGPPTYLAAWSPDVEWGEMELTPPFLTYTDGVTVHSDDLRCEVRHAGVAAHTTNDSYVWIPERRLLFSGDLVFNGGTPFVMMGSVAGAIETLGRLRELGAETIVPGHGEVCGPEVYDRVEGYLRFVQETARRGKEAGLSPLDTARETDLGEWGGLLDSERIVGNLHRAYAELDGQPLGAPIDLATAVLDMITYNGGRPLSCLA, encoded by the coding sequence ATGAGCTCATCCGCACATGACCATCCGTTGCCGCCGCCGCGCGTCGAAGAGGTCTCCGACGGCGTCTACGCCTACATCCAGCCCGACGGAAGCTGGTGGATCAACAACACCGGCTTCCTGGCCGGGCGGCGCGGCGTGATCTGCGTCGACGCCTGCTCGACCGAGCGGCGCACGCGGTTGTTCCGCGAGGCCATCGGCAAGGTCAGCGACCGGCCGATCACCACGCTGATCAACACCCATCATCACGGCGACCACACGTTCGGCAACTGGTTGTTCCCGGAGGCCACGATCGTCGGGCACGAGGGCGTGCGCGCCCAGATCCTCGCCGACGGCCCTCCCACGTACCTCGCCGCGTGGTCACCGGACGTGGAGTGGGGTGAGATGGAGCTGACGCCGCCGTTCCTCACCTACACCGACGGGGTCACCGTGCACTCCGACGACCTGCGGTGTGAGGTCAGGCACGCGGGCGTGGCCGCGCACACGACGAACGACTCGTACGTGTGGATCCCGGAGCGGCGGCTGCTGTTCTCCGGCGACCTCGTCTTCAACGGCGGCACGCCGTTCGTGATGATGGGCTCGGTCGCGGGCGCGATCGAGACGCTCGGGCGGCTCAGAGAGCTCGGTGCGGAGACGATCGTGCCGGGGCACGGCGAGGTGTGCGGCCCCGAGGTGTACGACCGCGTGGAGGGTTACCTGAGGTTTGTGCAGGAGACGGCCAGGCGGGGCAAGGAGGCCGGGTTGTCGCCACTGGACACGGCCAGGGAGACCGATCTCGGCGAGTGGGGCGGGCTGCTGGACTCCGAGCGCATCGTGGGCAACCTGCACCGGGCCTACGCGGAGCTCGACGGGCAGCCGCTGGGCGCGCCGATCGACCTTGCCACCGCGGTGCTCGACATGATCACCTACAACGGCGGCCGGCCGCTGTCATGCTTGGCTTGA
- a CDS encoding Dabb family protein, translating to MIRHIVLFTWTDDATDEQKATVTAELRKLPGAIPQLRSYTVGPDAGITQGNHDYAVVADFDSVEDFLVYRDHPQHQAVIAQHIKPILATRAAVQLSV from the coding sequence ATGATTCGCCACATCGTGCTGTTCACGTGGACCGACGACGCGACCGACGAGCAGAAGGCCACGGTGACGGCCGAGCTGCGCAAGCTGCCCGGCGCCATCCCGCAGCTGCGCTCCTACACGGTGGGCCCGGACGCCGGCATCACCCAGGGCAACCACGACTACGCGGTGGTGGCCGACTTCGACAGCGTCGAGGACTTCCTGGTCTACCGCGACCACCCGCAGCACCAGGCCGTGATCGCCCAGCACATCAAGCCCATCCTGGCGACGCGGGCGGCCGTGCAGCTGAGCGTCTAG
- a CDS encoding dihydrolipoamide acetyltransferase family protein, with translation MRREFKLPDVGEGLTEAEIVRWHVKAGDDVKVNQIVVEIETAKSIVELPIPWDGVVAGLLAEEGQTVDVGVPIIAVDTTEEGAPAAAAPPEDTGTTDQPEAADRAGATARGAALADDMVPKPPAEGAVEPGAHGSPAPKEERQSVLVGYGVKTGATKRRPRKRPPTDVPPPSVANPSRVAVDGGRSTAPPAPTAAPSEAPEDRAPATGGVAVLAKPPVRKLAKDLGVDLTTITGTGPQGSITREDVHAAAEAPTAAFERPQPRELEERIPIKGVRKMTAAAMVTSAYTAPHVTEFLQIDVTRTMEAVRRLRALPDFADVKVSPLLLVAKAVLTAARRHPMINSSWDEEAQEIVIKHYVNLGIAAATPRGLVVPNIKNAHTLSLPDLAQHLAQLTETARAGRTQPAEMAGGTITITNVGVFGVDTGTPILNPGEAAILAFGQIRDMPWVVDGELAVRKVTTLSLSFDHRIVDGELGSLFLRDVGAMLEDPLTMLAWS, from the coding sequence ATGCGACGTGAGTTCAAGCTCCCGGACGTCGGGGAGGGCCTGACCGAGGCGGAGATCGTCCGCTGGCATGTCAAGGCGGGCGACGACGTCAAGGTCAACCAGATCGTCGTGGAGATCGAAACAGCCAAGTCGATCGTCGAGCTGCCGATCCCGTGGGACGGGGTGGTGGCCGGCCTGCTGGCGGAGGAAGGCCAGACGGTCGACGTGGGCGTGCCGATCATCGCCGTCGACACCACCGAGGAAGGCGCCCCCGCAGCCGCCGCTCCTCCCGAGGACACCGGCACCACCGACCAGCCTGAGGCCGCCGACCGGGCCGGCGCCACCGCCCGGGGCGCGGCGCTGGCCGACGACATGGTCCCCAAGCCTCCGGCGGAAGGCGCCGTCGAACCCGGCGCCCACGGCAGCCCGGCACCCAAGGAGGAACGCCAGTCGGTCCTGGTCGGCTACGGCGTCAAGACCGGTGCGACGAAACGCCGCCCCCGCAAACGCCCCCCGACCGACGTTCCGCCACCCTCGGTGGCCAACCCGTCCCGGGTGGCGGTGGACGGCGGCCGCTCCACCGCACCACCTGCACCGACCGCGGCCCCCTCCGAGGCCCCTGAGGACAGGGCCCCCGCCACGGGCGGGGTGGCCGTGCTGGCCAAGCCCCCGGTCCGCAAGCTCGCCAAGGACCTGGGCGTGGACCTCACCACGATCACCGGCACGGGGCCACAGGGCTCGATCACCCGTGAGGACGTCCACGCGGCGGCAGAGGCGCCGACAGCCGCCTTCGAACGGCCGCAGCCGCGCGAGCTGGAAGAGCGCATCCCCATCAAGGGCGTGCGCAAGATGACCGCCGCCGCCATGGTCACCAGCGCCTACACGGCCCCGCACGTCACCGAGTTCCTCCAGATCGACGTGACGAGGACCATGGAGGCCGTGCGCCGCCTGCGGGCCCTGCCCGACTTCGCCGACGTCAAGGTCTCCCCGCTGCTTCTGGTGGCCAAGGCGGTCCTGACGGCGGCCCGCCGCCACCCGATGATCAACTCTTCCTGGGACGAGGAGGCCCAGGAGATCGTCATCAAGCATTACGTGAACCTGGGCATCGCGGCAGCCACCCCCAGGGGCCTGGTGGTGCCCAACATCAAGAACGCCCACACCCTGTCGCTCCCCGACCTGGCCCAGCACCTGGCCCAGCTGACGGAGACGGCGAGGGCAGGCCGCACCCAGCCCGCCGAGATGGCCGGCGGCACGATCACGATCACCAACGTGGGCGTGTTCGGCGTGGACACCGGCACCCCCATCCTGAACCCGGGCGAGGCCGCGATCCTGGCCTTCGGCCAGATCCGGGACATGCCATGGGTGGTGGACGGCGAGCTGGCGGTCCGCAAGGTGACGACCTTGTCGCTCTCCTTCGACCACCGGATCGTGGACGGCGAGCTGGGCTCGCTGTTCCTGCGCGACGTGGGCGCGATGCTGGAGGACCCGCTCACCATGCTCGCCTGGAGCTGA
- a CDS encoding alpha-ketoacid dehydrogenase subunit beta produces the protein MTVLSLSKALNEGMRKAMEDDPKVLIMGEDVGKLGGVFRVTDGLQKDFGEDRVIDTPLAESGIIGTAIGLALRGYRPVCEIQFDGFVFPAADQIITQLAKMPMRSLGAIKLPVVVRIPCGGGIGAVEHHSESPEAYFTHTAGLRVVACSNPADAYTMIQQAIRSDDPVLFFEPKRRYWEKAEIDTTSTDWWTPLHAAKVVRPGAHVTLLAYGPMVKTCLEAAAAAEDDGRSLEVVDLRSLNPLDEPVVMDSVRRTGRVVVVHEAPVNSGFGAELAARITEQCFYHLEAPVLRVGGFSTPYPPSKLEEHYLPDLDRVLDAVDRTFGY, from the coding sequence ATGACCGTACTCAGCCTGTCCAAGGCGCTGAACGAAGGCATGCGCAAGGCCATGGAGGACGATCCCAAGGTCCTCATCATGGGCGAGGACGTCGGCAAGCTGGGCGGCGTCTTCCGGGTCACCGACGGCCTGCAGAAGGACTTCGGCGAGGACCGCGTCATCGACACGCCGCTGGCCGAGTCCGGCATCATCGGCACCGCGATCGGCCTGGCGCTGCGCGGTTACCGGCCGGTGTGCGAGATCCAGTTCGACGGCTTCGTCTTCCCGGCCGCCGACCAGATCATCACGCAGCTGGCCAAGATGCCGATGCGGTCCCTGGGGGCGATCAAACTGCCGGTGGTCGTCCGCATCCCCTGCGGCGGCGGCATCGGCGCGGTGGAGCACCACAGCGAGTCCCCCGAGGCCTACTTCACCCACACCGCCGGACTGCGCGTCGTCGCCTGCTCCAACCCGGCCGACGCGTACACCATGATCCAGCAGGCCATCCGCAGCGACGACCCGGTCCTGTTCTTCGAGCCGAAGCGTCGCTACTGGGAGAAGGCCGAGATCGACACCACGTCCACCGACTGGTGGACGCCGCTGCACGCGGCCAAGGTCGTCCGGCCGGGGGCCCATGTGACGCTGCTGGCGTACGGTCCCATGGTCAAGACGTGCCTGGAGGCCGCCGCGGCCGCCGAGGACGACGGGCGTTCGCTGGAGGTCGTGGACCTGCGCTCGCTCAACCCGCTGGACGAGCCCGTGGTCATGGACTCCGTACGCCGGACCGGGCGAGTCGTGGTCGTCCACGAGGCGCCCGTGAACAGCGGGTTCGGGGCCGAGCTGGCGGCCAGGATCACCGAGCAGTGCTTCTACCACCTGGAGGCCCCCGTCCTGCGGGTCGGCGGCTTCTCCACCCCCTACCCCCCGTCGAAGCTGGAGGAGCACTACCTGCCCGACCTGGACCGGGTGCTCGACGCCGTCGACCGCACCTTCGGGTACTGA
- the pdhA gene encoding pyruvate dehydrogenase (acetyl-transferring) E1 component subunit alpha, producing the protein MTVDASRGAEAPPELVQLLTPEGERVEHPDYDIDLTPEDVRSLYRDLVLVRRIDLEAVALQRQGELGIWASLLGQEAAQIGSGRALTDVDMAFPTYREHGVAWCRDVDPVKLLGLFRGVNHGGWDPKEHNFHLYTIVIGSQTLHAVGYAMGIQRDDATAATIVYFGDGATSQGDVNESFIWASVFNAPIVFFCQNNQWAISEPLEKQTRIPLYRRASGFGFPGIRVDGNDVFACLAVTRKALEAARTGQGPTLIEAFTYRMGAHTTTDDPTRYRVASELEAWKLKDPIERVKAYLFRNELADQAFFDSIEAEADQLGADLRRRCLAMPDPEPLDIFDHVYSEPHALIDRERAQFAAYLEGFER; encoded by the coding sequence GTGACAGTCGACGCCTCTCGTGGTGCTGAAGCACCTCCCGAGCTCGTCCAGCTGCTCACCCCAGAGGGAGAGCGGGTCGAGCACCCGGACTACGACATCGACCTGACGCCGGAGGACGTCCGGTCGCTCTACCGCGACCTTGTTCTCGTCCGTCGCATCGACCTGGAGGCCGTGGCGCTGCAGCGCCAGGGTGAGCTGGGCATCTGGGCCTCGCTGCTGGGCCAGGAGGCGGCCCAGATCGGCTCAGGGCGCGCGCTCACCGACGTGGACATGGCCTTCCCCACCTACCGTGAACACGGCGTGGCCTGGTGCCGCGACGTGGACCCGGTGAAGCTGCTCGGCCTCTTCAGGGGCGTCAACCACGGCGGCTGGGACCCGAAGGAGCACAACTTCCACCTCTACACGATCGTGATCGGCAGCCAGACGCTGCACGCGGTCGGGTACGCCATGGGGATCCAGCGCGACGACGCCACCGCCGCCACGATCGTCTACTTCGGCGACGGCGCCACCTCGCAGGGCGACGTGAACGAGTCGTTCATCTGGGCGAGCGTGTTCAACGCGCCTATCGTGTTCTTCTGCCAGAACAACCAGTGGGCCATCTCCGAGCCGCTGGAGAAGCAGACCCGCATCCCGCTCTACCGCCGCGCGTCCGGCTTCGGATTCCCGGGGATCCGGGTGGACGGCAACGACGTGTTCGCGTGCCTGGCGGTCACGCGCAAGGCGCTGGAGGCGGCACGCACCGGGCAGGGGCCGACGCTCATCGAGGCGTTCACGTACCGGATGGGCGCGCACACCACCACCGACGACCCGACGCGTTACCGCGTGGCCAGCGAGCTGGAGGCGTGGAAGCTCAAGGACCCGATCGAGCGGGTGAAGGCCTACCTGTTCAGGAACGAGCTCGCCGACCAGGCGTTCTTCGACTCCATCGAGGCCGAGGCCGACCAGCTGGGCGCCGACCTGCGCAGGAGGTGTCTGGCCATGCCCGATCCCGAGCCGCTCGACATCTTCGACCACGTCTACAGCGAGCCACACGCCCTGATCGACCGGGAGCGCGCCCAGTTCGCCGCGTACTTGGAAGGTTTCGAGCGATGA
- the purS gene encoding phosphoribosylformylglycinamidine synthase subunit PurS → MARVIVDVMLKPEILDPQGQAIARALPRLGFSGVAAVRQGKRFEVELEGPADEAALAEVRKMAETLLANTVIEDYSVRVEG, encoded by the coding sequence GTGGCACGCGTCATCGTGGACGTCATGCTGAAGCCCGAGATCCTCGACCCGCAGGGCCAGGCGATCGCGCGGGCGCTGCCCAGGCTCGGCTTCTCTGGCGTCGCGGCCGTCCGCCAGGGCAAGCGTTTCGAGGTCGAGCTCGAAGGCCCGGCCGACGAGGCGGCGCTCGCCGAGGTGCGCAAGATGGCCGAGACTTTGCTGGCCAACACGGTGATCGAGGACTACAGCGTCCGGGTCGAGGGGTAG
- a CDS encoding ATP-binding protein encodes MVRRVLGDAMRSLNVSETCISDMLLAVSEACSNAVRHGGPANRYEVTASIGSGQCDVRVADNGNGVPSIPPHFPPPDTENGRGLLIMRSVVDEISFGITPGRGTTVHLRKLLDPGDGADTRPRQLAAV; translated from the coding sequence ATGGTCAGGCGAGTGCTAGGCGATGCCATGCGCTCACTCAACGTGAGTGAGACCTGCATCTCCGACATGCTGCTCGCCGTCTCCGAGGCGTGCTCCAATGCGGTGCGGCACGGGGGACCCGCCAACCGCTACGAGGTGACGGCGTCGATCGGCTCCGGCCAGTGCGACGTGCGGGTGGCGGACAACGGCAACGGGGTGCCGTCGATCCCGCCGCACTTTCCCCCGCCCGACACCGAGAACGGCCGCGGCCTGCTGATCATGCGCTCCGTGGTCGACGAGATCTCCTTCGGCATCACGCCCGGCCGTGGCACCACGGTCCACCTGCGCAAGCTGCTCGACCCGGGCGACGGGGCCGACACTCGTCCGCGGCAGCTGGCAGCCGTCTGA
- the purQ gene encoding phosphoribosylformylglycinamidine synthase subunit PurQ, giving the protein MSAARVGVVTFPGTLDDQDAARAVRLVGAEAVPLWHADHDLKGVDAVFLPGGFSYGDYLRCGAISRFAPLMDELIPAAKAGLPVLGTCNGFQILCEAHLLPGALTRNASLHYVCRDQRLRIEQTATAWTNAYAPGQEIVLPIKHGEGRYVASDETLATLEANDQVVVRYIGNPNGSLNDIAGIRNEAGNVVGLMPHPEHAVEELVGAPSTDGLGFFTSILKKLVNA; this is encoded by the coding sequence ATGAGCGCTGCCCGTGTGGGCGTAGTCACGTTTCCCGGAACTCTCGACGACCAGGACGCCGCCAGGGCCGTACGCCTCGTGGGCGCGGAGGCGGTGCCGCTGTGGCACGCCGACCACGACCTGAAGGGAGTGGACGCCGTGTTCCTGCCCGGCGGCTTCTCCTATGGCGACTACCTGCGCTGCGGAGCCATCTCGCGCTTCGCGCCGCTCATGGACGAGCTCATCCCGGCCGCCAAGGCGGGGCTGCCCGTGCTCGGCACGTGCAACGGGTTCCAGATCCTGTGCGAGGCGCACCTGCTTCCGGGGGCCCTGACCCGCAACGCCTCGCTCCACTACGTTTGCCGTGACCAGCGGCTCAGGATCGAGCAGACGGCCACCGCGTGGACCAACGCGTACGCGCCCGGCCAGGAGATCGTGCTGCCGATCAAGCACGGCGAGGGCCGCTACGTGGCCTCCGACGAGACGCTGGCCACGCTGGAGGCCAACGACCAGGTGGTCGTGCGCTACATCGGCAACCCCAACGGCTCGCTCAACGACATCGCGGGCATCCGCAACGAGGCCGGCAACGTCGTCGGTCTCATGCCGCATCCCGAGCACGCGGTCGAGGAGCTGGTCGGCGCGCCGAGCACCGACGGCCTGGGCTTCTTCACCTCCATCCTCAAGAAGCTGGTGAACGCATGA